The Malus domestica chromosome 10, GDT2T_hap1 nucleotide sequence CGCTACACTTACTTGTTATTACCAACTCTAGAGTATGGTCAGAGAAACTTGATTTATAAACAGATCCCTCAAGAGTAAGATGATATGCTAAATGCAGAAACAAATAATCTTTTACCACGTTATACAATAATGTACAAGTGGCATTGCCGGTGCGCATGCCGGACCAAACGCAACTATATTTTTTCCCCAGTTTCAAGCCATTTGTACAGAACTTCCCGATCAATGCTCCAAATATCAAGTAACAAAGGCCAGGAGGGTTTTACTTTAACAAATGCATAGCCAGACGTTGTAAACGAAATCAGCATTTGCAATCAAATGACGAACCCAAGTAGGGTTGCGCCTTAAACAGACAAAAggtctttttatgtttttatagaTAATCATAAGGAAATGATGCAGAAACATCAGGAAGACTCACCACATTCATGTCCACACGAAGCTCTTCAAACCATGCTGTGGTATCTTTATCTCTAAGCACGCTAGCAATGTATATGCAAGCTAAAGCAATCAGGTGTGGAGGATGTACAAGTGCAAGGTCCATCTTGTAAGTGTCATTTACAACTCCCCTGTGTATATCAAAAATGTCAAGGTTACCTCACGTTTAAGTTCTAGAGAGCGCGAGAATGTATAAATACAAATATTCATTTATCAGAAACACCAAAGAGGCATTTCTGTATTAAAACTCCTTGACAACAAGCAGTGCCCTAGAGACACAAAGTCCTAATAACAAGGTTACGAGTTGCGGGTTTCTGAAGATgatgtataaataaataaatagccGCTAGGTAAACAGTCAGATACGTATAACAATGTTCGAAAATAAACCACTTGGTAGATTGGGCACTTACCAAGTTAACTCAGTCATACTTATATTGTTTAAGCCTGCATCCTGAAGCAACCTGGAAAGAAATGGAGTGAAATTGTTTTAAAGTAATAATGGAGGGACAAAAGAGAAAATTACTGTACTTAGAAAGAAAGCGCTATCAAGGGGGAACTAATCAGATAAAGAGATTTTCATCTCCGCAatcatccgttcatcaacaCTGACAGAAAAAGTACTTACTGAGACAATGAGCGATAAGGATGGTATACAACCAGATAATAGTTGAGAGCTTCTAAAATCTTCATTTCCATTTCAAGTATGTCTTTGATCTCATATCTATACTTATCATCGGTATCTGTAAAAGAAATGTTTCAGATTGTCCGTCAGTGCTTCAATAATAAggggtggtgctatccacacacccatttttacttaccacataccctttgttaatttttgccCTTTGAtcctcttcaattcattcgatctgacgGCCGGAAATTAAGAGGGTGTGTGGGAGGTAAAAGAGGTGTGCAGATAGCACCACCCATAATAAATAGAACGACAACAAGTAAATCATAACAAAAATTGGAGAAAGGAATCTATTGTTTTCAGCAACCAATACTTACAAATCCTTTTTATGTAAAATACTAGAAGTTTAGCTTGCACTGTGCTTTCTTCTGCTTTTGATGCCAGGTACAGGCAGGTTGGAGCTACAAGACGTGGATCATACTCAGACATACTCTTCCTGAAGCAATAACGAGACGTTATGCTTGGAAAGAAAAATCACATCTAAAATTCAAAGTCCTGCAACGATAGACTACTAAACGGCAAGCCCAAAGAAGGGAATGTCAACAATAACTGTATAGTGAATTGAGACATAATTGCGTTGTGAACCCAGAATACAACACATCGGAACAAGCAACCATAATAGAATAAAGATTGAACATCCATATGTATGCATATATTGCACTGAACCTTTTGGGGGAATAAGTACTAGAAATTTGATAAGTTCAAACACCCATCTAAACATGTGATCTATAAGCAGGGTGAACTATATGCAGAtgaaaacaagcaaacaacagGCAGGTATAATCATGATTGACAATCAATAAGTCGAGGATATGCCTTGGTTAGTAGTTATTGTGATAATCAGTTCAGAGGCAAAAAAACGTAGCTTAGCTAAAGAAATGAGAAACTTAACAGATATGAACTCAATTATGAAAGGAAGGATTTGGGGGTTAAGTTTAACAATCTCAGGACTCCGACTATCAGAAGAGAACAACCAAAAATAAGGAATAAACCAAGCTAGTGACTGAGCATTTCTCCTACAATAAGATAATTAGTTAACGTACTTGGTGTACACTCGTCTCATATATGTAACTGCGGTAGCTACTACCCTGAAAACAGTAATAAGAAATCAGATAGATAGGCAGAGGTGAATTAAGAATTTTCCTAACATAAAGTAGATGAGGAAATTAGCCCGACCTTTGTCTCACTTTTACATGTTGGGCCAATTTTGATATATCTGAAAGAAAGGAAATGGAAAAAGAGCaaaaaatgaataatttataGTACAGCAGATATGAAAAACATAGTGAGCGATCAGCAGTATTATGCATGTGTATGTGAGCAACATACAGTAATCTTGCAGCAGAAGCTCTATGGCGGAGAGTCCCATCGCttcaagaaagaaaacacaagCCAAGAACACCAACGCACAATATGACAACTTCTAAGGGAAATTACTCTAGTGGagcaacacacacaccaccACGTGACAGaagaacaatttttttcttctattgtTTCAATTGAGGTGAAAAAGTCCAAAGGTAGATTGCATTTCATCATTTAAGAATTCTCGACGAATCCTGTTAAAAGTTACAGTCTTTCCAAACATTAACCAGACCATAATTCCCAATTAAGCACGTCTGGAAATCCATAGTACTATTCCGAATTCCTTCTATCATGATGAAACTAGAATCTGTAAATTTAACCGGTCGGAGGATTTAAGTAGTTCTGTTCATCCCAACGCTCTGATTAACTATAGCtgaaatattaaattttaaatcttttGTATCGATTAGTATGCGAAATTCAAATGCAGCCGCCGAGTCATATCTAATGAAGTTCATAAATGGAAGGGCATAAGAAGCTCAAACGAAACCAAGAAAGTTCAACAGAAACGTACCAATTCAACAAATAACAAAAACCCAAGCTGGAAAACACATTCAAAATCCACACAAAAAAGGACAACAAAAACCCAGTtcatacaaataaaaaacacaacatggggagagagagagagagagagagagagagagagagagagagaggaaatacAGCTAGCCATTTGCATCTTTATGAGCTTGAAATCTTCAAGAGTGATGCCCTTCTCTCTATCAAGCGGGGATACGACATCCACGTCTTCCTGATCCAAAAGCTGTTTGCTGCGTGAAACAAAAAACAGAACCACATGATCAAAACCTACGAAAATCAAAGCAAACAAAAAACAGAAACATGGGAAACAATTCCGGGTTCGAAAAGAGCATACTAGTGGGACGAAGTCCAGAAATTGGCagccatgttttctttcctGGGAGATTTCCAAATGTCTGAGTTCCCCCAATCGTCAATTACTTCGTCGTTCAGACCTTCAGATTCTGTTTTCCGGGAAAGTACAAGTTGGACTTTGGATTGAGCCCATTTCGTTGATCATGGGCCTTGCCACCCATCTCGTAGACAAATAATTATATACCCAACCCTTTAATTTGGGTTTAAATTTTCACTTCAAAGCTTGACTAGCCTGACTAATTTTTCCGTGCTTCGTATTGTTGTGGTGTTTGGAAATTTGAATTCACTAATGTTATAAAATGTATATCTTTTTTTTCATCATACACATCAGATTTTTGAAGAACTAaaccatataagttgtttacttatTCAAATAAATCAGAATAAAAATCAATCTGATTACTAAAATGTCCATATTCTAGTAATCTATTTTATATGctaattcttgtttgtttatttatcttttggtgaaattttattttattttaattttgttagaaaagttgtaattcttttaattttcgatttttttttctcttttgagaGAATAGAATTTGCATGAGTCCcaccaaattttttatttctcaatATTTAATAGCATCAGAGTAGACGTCGTTGTCGGAATTCAATTTCACTTTCTTATTCCACTTACTCGTATATGGACATGACATAAATGTTGCCCCACTCCGGCACTCCCATCTTCATTTGACTATTATGAGCATTTTCATTGTCAGCTCCTCTGTTTTTCGTTTCTTTACATACAATTATTTGTATGTATTAACGTAGGGTGAGAAAGGTATCTTCCACCTAACAAATGGTGCATAAAAATATGGTCAATAATCTAGGACATATAACATGAGATCCATGTATTCGCCCATATTCATCGTACATGTTCACACTAGGGTGCATATGCAATATTACTTTTTATCACTACAGTAAAATGCACGTATATTCACACATCTTTAGTCTAGCCTAACCGGTGAGGGTAAATAGGGAAACAAGTTATGTAAGAGTTCAATTGCAATCCAAAGTAagttaaaaaggaaaactaatgaaaattgtttcaaaactttgagttttaaccaaaaatcattctataactttatttaatgaagtaaaaaaaaacctaactaAAGGCGCGTGCAAAGAGCACTCAACCAATCCTTCAGTTGCATAACCCTTTGAcataatccaattatattttAGTcctctaaaattaaaatatgcgattttttcttcaattttttgttgCCGGGTCGCAATTTTTTCTTCatgtttgcaatttttttgttgttgctaGGCCCTCCTGCTAATTGCTACTGTTTGTGTAGCATGGGTTCATGTGTTGAGAGCATGTCTTCTTCTTtatgcttgttttttttttttttaccatgaaTGAATTCGTTTcattaataaatattaaaagTACTCTTGGATAACTAAATCAAGCCCTTATATACATGAATACATAAGGTGACAACGAAAATGATAAGAATAAAGTGAGGGAGGAAGTTGGAATGGAAATGGGTGCACGGGGGATCTTTGAGGAGTTGGGTTTATGTGataattttaactttttttttgggCATCAAAGGATGCAGCTccagtgacacaccccgtcccgaaggagggcatgctggccgtcacgtgagagtgacgtaaccatttgcacagtacggaagctttaagatacaatttaaattgatacacccgaaggtgagtcctaattttgtccaatatgtcagaacaccgtcgaattcctcgtagtcaccacacctttgtgattcctgaacctggaggggcgcaaaaccaaaattgagtgggtcagtaaaacaattcttttccaaatccaaacatttctcaaaacgttgtaacccctctccgtaaaacctgtatactttcccagaaatgtaaaatataaatatacatatatattctcaaaacttcatttttactatctcaacattatctctttatcaatcatgccatgccatgtcatctcaacatttctcatattaattatgccatgccacatcatctcaacagtaataaggtatgaatgcatcaacataatcatatcaggtgcaagaaagtaatcaaccgtaggccctctaatagccctatacggttgaacctagagctcaaaatctatcattatcactctaccggagtcacctctgtgacccgtccggccttctgcacacaagttacgctctagtgcttctcataaatcatctgtgcacataatctaaggtcacccaccagtcggaatctcactaacactctcgcgactggtctgtcgtacccactccgcgtggactgtacgactagcatctacttggatccaaggcgagcgtgcgatgcggtgaatactataagcactaaaccatggtgcaggatttgagctcaatatatatcatcatcatcataacagtaattaaatactcatctgtgcgtccaccgcaccatttcatacatatgcatcataaatcaattcttacctgtgcgtccaccgcaccaattcatacatatgcatcataaatcaattcttacctgtgcgtccaccgcaccaattcatacatattcaccata carries:
- the LOC103413641 gene encoding cyclin-C1-2-like isoform X2, with amino-acid sequence MGLSAIELLLQDYYISKLAQHVKVRQRVVATAVTYMRRVYTKKSMSEYDPRLVAPTCLYLASKAEESTVQAKLLVFYIKRIYTDDKYRYEIKDILEMEMKILEALNYYLVVYHPYRSLSQLLQDAGLNNISMTELTWGVVNDTYKMDLALVHPPHLIALACIYIASVLRDKDTTAWFEELRVDMNVVKNISMEILDFYENQRTIPDERFNSALNKLPHKS
- the LOC103413641 gene encoding cyclin-C1-2-like isoform X1; the encoded protein is MAANFWTSSHYKQLLDQEDVDVVSPLDREKGITLEDFKLIKMQMASYISKLAQHVKVRQRVVATAVTYMRRVYTKKSMSEYDPRLVAPTCLYLASKAEESTVQAKLLVFYIKRIYTDDKYRYEIKDILEMEMKILEALNYYLVVYHPYRSLSQLLQDAGLNNISMTELTWGVVNDTYKMDLALVHPPHLIALACIYIASVLRDKDTTAWFEELRVDMNVVKNISMEILDFYENQRTIPDERFNSALNKLPHKS